A DNA window from Sphingomonas profundi contains the following coding sequences:
- a CDS encoding CpaD family pilus assembly protein has protein sequence MRRLPTLALLALALAPALGGCGPVNRGLSSVNQPVVSRTDYVLDVSGDALRSGSTAEAARIDAWFQALRLGYGDRVSIDDPTRSADEGVRDAVSGVLARHGLLLSEATPVTAGEIAPGSVRVVVSRSIATVPDCPNWSRSSQPEFAGSTMSNYGCATNTNLAAMVANPEDLVRGASAEGNDPRSVNKAIRAYRDTPSTAISGLKTESTKNGN, from the coding sequence ATGCGACGCCTCCCCACCCTGGCGCTGCTCGCGCTCGCCCTCGCCCCGGCGCTGGGCGGCTGCGGGCCGGTGAATCGCGGCCTCTCCTCGGTCAACCAGCCGGTCGTCAGCCGCACCGATTACGTGCTCGACGTCTCGGGCGACGCGCTCCGCTCCGGCTCCACGGCGGAGGCGGCGCGGATCGACGCCTGGTTCCAGGCGCTGCGGCTCGGCTACGGCGATCGCGTCTCGATCGACGATCCCACCCGCTCGGCCGACGAGGGTGTGCGCGATGCGGTGTCCGGCGTACTCGCCCGCCACGGCCTGCTCTTGAGCGAGGCGACGCCGGTGACGGCGGGGGAGATTGCCCCCGGCAGCGTCCGCGTGGTCGTCAGCCGCAGCATCGCGACGGTGCCGGATTGCCCGAACTGGAGCCGCTCCTCGCAGCCCGAGTTCGCCGGCTCGACGATGTCGAACTATGGCTGCGCGACGAACACCAACCTCGCCGCGATGGTCGCCAATCCCGAGGATCTGGTGCGCGGCGCCAGCGCCGAGGGCAACGATCCGCGCTCGGTCAACAAGGCGATCCGCGCCTACCGCGACACGCCGAGCACCGCCATCTCCGGCCTGAAAACCGAATCCACGAAGAACGGAAACTGA
- a CDS encoding type II and III secretion system protein family protein, whose amino-acid sequence MRFKTLLKHGAVGTALAAGLALGLAAALPLPALAAPMASQPTDSVTLSVGRGQVVRLPTPMSNLFVADEKVADVQVRSPTQLYIFGKGGGETTVYATNKAGQTVYSANIRVGANYGTIGSMLQMAMPEASITATPMNGLVLLTGTVASPGDVEEAQQLVQAFVGKETQVVSRIRTATPLQVNLHVKIAEVSRELSKEIGVNLLTRDTTGGFQFNIAQGRGFGGIGTADISTLPKLDASSIFGLPTGSISLPFDPKSGQFLTSGGTSFDFSKLGIGAGKTALGIAGRLFGVDVASALDLAEADGLVTTLAEPNLTALSGETASFLAGGEVPIPISQALGTVSVEYKQYGVSLAFTPTVLADGRISMRVRPEVSELSTAGAVTLNGFSIPGFTTRRAETTIELGSGQAFMIGGLLRNSHTNAIDKAPFLGDLPILGALFRSSSFRRNETELVIVVTPYLVKPVNANQIALPTDGYRAATDFQRVVGGQSFDGKSGATRPVPTMAPPVTATTLPPVADAAPAPRGRKAKGASAAPGFSF is encoded by the coding sequence ATGCGCTTCAAGACTTTGCTGAAGCACGGCGCCGTGGGCACCGCGCTCGCCGCAGGGCTCGCCCTCGGCCTCGCCGCCGCCCTGCCGCTGCCGGCGCTCGCCGCACCCATGGCCAGCCAGCCGACGGACTCGGTCACGCTCTCGGTCGGTCGCGGCCAGGTCGTCCGCCTGCCCACGCCGATGAGCAACCTGTTCGTGGCGGACGAGAAGGTCGCCGACGTGCAGGTCCGCTCGCCCACCCAACTCTACATCTTCGGCAAGGGCGGCGGCGAGACCACCGTCTACGCCACTAACAAGGCCGGGCAGACGGTCTATTCCGCCAACATCCGCGTCGGCGCCAATTACGGCACGATCGGATCGATGCTGCAGATGGCGATGCCGGAAGCCTCGATCACGGCGACGCCGATGAACGGCCTCGTCCTGCTCACCGGCACCGTTGCCTCGCCGGGCGACGTGGAGGAGGCGCAGCAGCTGGTGCAGGCCTTCGTCGGCAAGGAGACGCAGGTCGTCAGCCGCATCCGCACCGCCACGCCGCTGCAGGTGAACCTGCACGTCAAAATCGCCGAGGTGAGCCGCGAGCTTTCCAAGGAGATCGGCGTAAACCTGCTCACCCGCGACACCACCGGCGGCTTCCAGTTCAACATCGCCCAGGGGCGCGGCTTCGGCGGCATCGGCACGGCCGATATCAGCACTCTGCCCAAGCTCGACGCCTCCAGCATCTTCGGCCTGCCGACCGGATCGATCAGCCTGCCGTTCGATCCGAAGAGCGGCCAGTTCCTCACCTCCGGCGGCACCTCGTTCGACTTCAGCAAGCTCGGCATCGGCGCCGGCAAGACGGCGCTCGGCATCGCCGGCCGCCTGTTCGGCGTGGACGTGGCCTCCGCGCTCGATCTGGCGGAGGCGGACGGCCTCGTCACCACCCTGGCCGAACCGAACCTGACGGCGCTTTCCGGCGAGACGGCGAGCTTCCTGGCCGGCGGCGAGGTGCCGATCCCGATCAGCCAGGCGCTGGGCACCGTCTCCGTCGAATATAAGCAATATGGCGTCAGCTTGGCCTTCACGCCGACGGTGCTGGCGGACGGCCGAATCTCCATGCGGGTGCGGCCGGAAGTGTCGGAACTCTCCACCGCCGGCGCCGTGACGCTGAACGGCTTCAGCATCCCGGGCTTCACCACCCGCCGCGCGGAAACGACGATCGAGCTCGGCTCCGGCCAGGCGTTCATGATCGGCGGCCTGCTGCGCAACAGCCACACCAACGCGATCGACAAGGCCCCCTTCCTCGGCGATCTGCCGATCCTGGGCGCGCTGTTCCGCTCCTCCAGCTTCCGCCGCAACGAGACGGAACTGGTGATCGTGGTGACGCCCTATCTGGTGAAGCCGGTCAACGCGAACCAGATCGCGCTGCCGACCGACGGCTACCGCGCCGCCACCGATTTCCAGCGCGTGGTCGGCGGCCAGAGCTTCGACGGCAAGTCCGGTGCCACCCGGCCGGTGCCCACCATGGCGCCGCCAGTCACCGCCACCACCCTGCCGCCCGTCGCCGATGCCGCGCCGGCGCCGCGCGGGCGGAAGGCCAAGGGCGCCAGCGCCGCCCCCGGCTTCTCCTTCTAA
- the cpaB gene encoding Flp pilus assembly protein CpaB encodes MDGKRLALLVGALLLAGVSAFLARSMMMGEGAPTASAAQVPTGPEVLVAIRALPVGTIIGPEALRFQPWPKDLVENAYYTRGAIDPASLNGAVVRSEVTAGQPLTMGALVKPGDRGFLAAALGPGMRAVTVPVSAQSGVAGFVFPGDRIDLVLTQQVSGGGDGPPLKTSETIIRNMRVLAADQRTDNQVGEDGKTQPIPVSTVTLEATPKIAEKIAVAQTIGTLSLSLRSIADNTAELERAIASGEVTVPQNADPRAEKQMLLQIASRPIDTDTTFTVGADVSRFQRRTVPAKPVSAIGGLPGGPLPQVAGGAVPVVKALGPVVVVARGNNVTEVPVGGK; translated from the coding sequence ATGGATGGAAAAAGGCTTGCGCTGCTGGTCGGTGCGCTACTTCTCGCCGGGGTATCCGCCTTCCTGGCGCGATCGATGATGATGGGCGAGGGCGCGCCGACGGCCAGCGCCGCGCAGGTGCCGACCGGGCCGGAGGTGCTGGTCGCCATCCGCGCGCTGCCGGTGGGCACGATCATCGGGCCGGAGGCGCTGCGCTTCCAGCCGTGGCCCAAGGATCTGGTGGAGAACGCCTATTACACGCGCGGCGCGATCGATCCCGCCTCGCTGAACGGCGCGGTCGTCCGCTCGGAGGTCACGGCCGGCCAGCCGCTCACGATGGGTGCGCTGGTGAAGCCCGGCGATCGCGGCTTCCTGGCCGCCGCGCTCGGCCCGGGGATGCGCGCCGTGACGGTGCCGGTCTCCGCGCAAAGCGGCGTCGCCGGCTTCGTCTTCCCCGGTGATCGCATCGATCTGGTGCTCACCCAGCAGGTTTCCGGCGGCGGCGACGGCCCGCCGCTGAAGACCAGCGAGACGATCATCCGCAACATGCGCGTCCTCGCCGCCGATCAGCGCACCGACAACCAGGTGGGCGAGGACGGCAAGACGCAGCCGATCCCGGTCTCCACCGTCACGCTGGAGGCGACGCCCAAGATCGCCGAGAAGATCGCCGTCGCGCAGACGATCGGCACGCTCTCGCTCTCGCTGCGCTCGATCGCCGACAACACGGCGGAGCTGGAACGCGCCATCGCCTCGGGGGAGGTCACGGTGCCGCAGAATGCCGATCCGCGCGCGGAAAAGCAGATGCTGCTCCAGATCGCGTCGCGCCCGATCGATACGGACACCACCTTCACCGTGGGCGCCGATGTGTCGCGCTTCCAGCGCCGCACCGTGCCGGCCAAGCCCGTGTCGGCCATCGGCGGGCTGCCCGGCGGGCCGCTGCCGCAGGTGGCCGGCGGCGCCGTTCCGGTCGTGAAGGCGCTCGGTCCGGTCGTCGTCGTCGCGCGCGGCAACAATGTCACCGAAGTGCCGGTGGGGGGGAAGTAA
- a CDS encoding A24 family peptidase — MLSWPIAALAALLSLLLLAAAYTDLRSRTIANPLNAAIALLAPLWWWAHGLPLWPDVAWQIGLALMVFALFAGAFALGMMGGGDVKMIGALALWLPPYGLARMLVVMALAGGVLTLLMLAAHRLRKREGQPEIPYGLAIAAAGLWVIANDILTSSGH; from the coding sequence ATGCTCTCCTGGCCGATCGCGGCGCTTGCCGCCCTCCTCTCGCTGCTGCTGCTGGCCGCCGCCTATACGGATCTGCGCAGCCGCACGATCGCCAACCCGCTCAACGCCGCCATCGCCCTGCTCGCGCCGCTGTGGTGGTGGGCGCACGGCCTGCCGCTGTGGCCGGATGTCGCGTGGCAGATCGGGCTGGCGCTGATGGTGTTCGCGCTGTTCGCCGGCGCCTTCGCGCTCGGCATGATGGGCGGCGGCGACGTGAAGATGATCGGCGCGCTCGCCCTCTGGCTTCCGCCGTACGGCCTCGCCCGCATGCTCGTGGTGATGGCGCTGGCCGGCGGCGTGCTCACCTTGCTGATGCTGGCCGCGCACCGCCTGCGCAAACGCGAGGGCCAGCCGGAGATCCCCTACGGCCTCGCGATCGCCGCCGCCGGCCTGTGGGTAATCGCGAACGATATCTTAACCAGTTCCGGTCACTAA
- a CDS encoding alpha/beta hydrolase, whose protein sequence is MESLDDRRTRPAGMRLAGAAGHDGWPLRAFDWPAEGEPRGSILFQTGRGDFLEKYLEAFGHWHRRGWTIAGFDWRGQGGSRGAGSAPAAAAALDAMLADVAGFAARWIAESPPPHVLIGHSMGGHLVLRLLAEQAVPVAAAVLVSPMLGLRHAPLSPAIARGVARMAVALGQAGRPLWGTREMLVRQANLTGCADRYADETWWKETQPDLSLGPPDWGWVAAALRSIARLAAPGVLERVTPPVLLIATDRDRLVSAAAIRAATARLPHATLRMIDGAHELLREADGPRLEAFAAIDAFLAAQAPAR, encoded by the coding sequence ATGGAGTCATTGGACGATCGTCGAACCCGGCCGGCGGGCATGCGGCTGGCCGGGGCGGCGGGCCATGACGGCTGGCCCCTGCGCGCGTTCGACTGGCCGGCCGAGGGCGAGCCGCGCGGCAGCATCCTGTTCCAGACCGGGCGGGGTGACTTCCTGGAGAAGTATCTGGAGGCGTTCGGCCACTGGCACCGGCGCGGCTGGACGATCGCCGGGTTCGACTGGCGCGGCCAGGGCGGATCGCGCGGGGCGGGATCGGCGCCGGCGGCGGCCGCCGCGCTGGATGCGATGCTGGCGGACGTGGCCGGCTTCGCCGCGCGCTGGATCGCCGAGAGCCCGCCGCCGCACGTGCTGATCGGCCATTCGATGGGCGGCCATCTGGTGCTGCGGCTGCTGGCGGAGCAGGCGGTGCCGGTGGCGGCGGCGGTGCTGGTGTCGCCGATGCTGGGGCTGCGGCATGCGCCCCTCTCTCCCGCGATCGCGCGTGGCGTCGCGCGCATGGCCGTGGCGCTGGGGCAGGCCGGGCGGCCGCTGTGGGGCACGCGCGAGATGCTGGTGCGGCAGGCCAACCTCACCGGATGCGCCGATCGCTACGCCGACGAGACGTGGTGGAAGGAGACGCAGCCGGACCTGTCGCTCGGCCCGCCGGACTGGGGCTGGGTGGCGGCGGCGCTGCGATCGATCGCGCGGCTCGCGGCGCCGGGCGTGCTCGAGCGGGTGACGCCGCCGGTGCTGCTGATCGCCACGGATCGCGACCGGCTGGTGAGCGCCGCCGCGATCCGCGCCGCCACCGCCCGCCTGCCGCACGCGACGCTGCGCATGATCGACGGCGCGCATGAGCTGCTGCGCGAGGCGGACGGGCCGCGACTGG